In one Oncorhynchus nerka isolate Pitt River linkage group LG7, Oner_Uvic_2.0, whole genome shotgun sequence genomic region, the following are encoded:
- the LOC115118197 gene encoding uncharacterized protein LOC115118197 isoform X1: protein MWTLCLLCVCLPWSSCRDAETAANVAAEGRAELQRVRNLAAQPRYGECWSNALENIDARCRDFTVDVQSRIALRFTHCHLRKSGRSFPACPEDSEVSRCTRTMDPVAFNAYTEFFTHAHSICRHLQSESWQHQAENTIHRLTESSAGVVERLSSTQRMAESLVEAQSVALKSQETILRNGEELKHTLHHSTQGIRAVFDEMRLSTQEQQVAFAEIFNRVTFLQSFIMSESHTLTSLLYNSLGFLVSFFLTSTQRTAPARFVLFGLVVLNVYLERMLCRAVLDSSEPGYQQMEQISLSVGLLRRAMVLVGLLALVYVAVRYRNVTKESLEILTQLKETRTSLQLALQKAECLSEAVDRRSSGARGRSSEQRPSSRKENKEENDSTSDFTSEKPYMSQTYDGWQYDSSHSTFGGEETSTQTQRTLPNPARPQRRSSVSRRAPSSPLVYSILVEDKQTRYNLRNRRSSVSGLGTDGGRD from the exons ATGTGGACTTTGTGTCTTCTCTGCGTCTGTTTACCATGGTCGTCGTGCCGTGACGCAGAAACAGCTGCTAACGTTGCGGCTGAAGGCAGAGCGGAGCTGCAGAGGGTTCGGAACCTTGCGGCCCAACCGCGCTATGGTGAATGTTGGTCTAATGCGCTGGAGAATATCGACGCGCGTTGCAGAGACTTCACAGTTGATGTACAGAGTAGGATTGCCTTACGTTTTACCCACTGTCACCTGCGCAA ATCTGGCCGTTCATTCCCAGCATGTCCGGAGGACAGCGAGGTCAGCCGCTGTACTAGAACCATGGACCCTGTGGCCTTCAACGCCTACACGGAATTCTTCACCCACGCCCACAGCATCTGTCGACACCTGCAGAGCGAGAGCTGGCAACACCAGGCTGAGAACACCATCCACAG GCTAACAGAGAGCTCAGCGGGGGTGGTGGAGCGATTGTCCTCTACCCAGCGTATGGCTGAGAGCCTAGTGGAGGCCCAGAGCGTCGCCCTCAAGTCACAGGAGACGATCCTACGCAACGGAGAggaactcaaacacacactccacCATTCTACCCAAG GCATCAGAGCAGTATTTGATGAGATGAGACTGTCAACCCAGGAGCAACAAGTGGCATTCGCAGAGATCTTCAACCGTGTCACTTTCCTCCAGAGTTTCATCATGTCAGAGTCTCACACCCTCACCAGTCTACTCTACAACTCACTGGGGTTCCTCGTCTCCTTCTTCCTCACCTCGACACAGCGGACTGCTCCAGCCAG GTTTGTTCTGTTTGGTCTGGTAGTGCTGAATGTGTACCTGGAGAGGATGCTCTGTAGAGCGGTGCTGGACTCCTCTGAACCAGGCTACCAGCAGATG GAGCAAATCAGCCTGTCGGTGGGCCTCCTCAGAAGGGCCATGGTTCTAGTGGGTCTATTGGCTCTGGTCTACGTTGCTGTACGGTATCGTAACGTCACCAAAGAGAGCCTGGAGATCCTCACCCAACTCAAAGAGACTCGTACAAGTCTTCAGCTGGCCCTGCAGAAAGCAG AGTGTCTCTCTGAGGCGGTGGACAGGAGGAGCAGCGGAGCAAGAGGTCGAAGTTCAGAACAACGACCCAGTAGTAGGAAGGAGAATAAGGAAGAAAACGACAGCACTTCAGATTTCACATCAGAGAAACCCTACATGAGTCAAACCTATGATG GCTGGCAGTATGACAGCAGTCACAGCAcctttggaggagaggagacctcgACCCAGACCCAACGTACCCTGCCCAACCCTGCAAGACCTCAGCGTCGCTCCTCTGTCTCTAGACGTGCCCCGTCCTCCCCTTTGGTCTACAGTATACTGGTGGAGGATAAGCAG ACACGCTACAATCTGAGGAACCGGAGATCTTCTGTGTCAGGCCTGGGgacagacggagggagggactga
- the LOC115118197 gene encoding uncharacterized protein LOC115118197 isoform X2 — MDPVAFNAYTEFFTHAHSICRHLQSESWQHQAENTIHRLTESSAGVVERLSSTQRMAESLVEAQSVALKSQETILRNGEELKHTLHHSTQGIRAVFDEMRLSTQEQQVAFAEIFNRVTFLQSFIMSESHTLTSLLYNSLGFLVSFFLTSTQRTAPARFVLFGLVVLNVYLERMLCRAVLDSSEPGYQQMEQISLSVGLLRRAMVLVGLLALVYVAVRYRNVTKESLEILTQLKETRTSLQLALQKAECLSEAVDRRSSGARGRSSEQRPSSRKENKEENDSTSDFTSEKPYMSQTYDGWQYDSSHSTFGGEETSTQTQRTLPNPARPQRRSSVSRRAPSSPLVYSILVEDKQTRYNLRNRRSSVSGLGTDGGRD; from the exons ATGGACCCTGTGGCCTTCAACGCCTACACGGAATTCTTCACCCACGCCCACAGCATCTGTCGACACCTGCAGAGCGAGAGCTGGCAACACCAGGCTGAGAACACCATCCACAG GCTAACAGAGAGCTCAGCGGGGGTGGTGGAGCGATTGTCCTCTACCCAGCGTATGGCTGAGAGCCTAGTGGAGGCCCAGAGCGTCGCCCTCAAGTCACAGGAGACGATCCTACGCAACGGAGAggaactcaaacacacactccacCATTCTACCCAAG GCATCAGAGCAGTATTTGATGAGATGAGACTGTCAACCCAGGAGCAACAAGTGGCATTCGCAGAGATCTTCAACCGTGTCACTTTCCTCCAGAGTTTCATCATGTCAGAGTCTCACACCCTCACCAGTCTACTCTACAACTCACTGGGGTTCCTCGTCTCCTTCTTCCTCACCTCGACACAGCGGACTGCTCCAGCCAG GTTTGTTCTGTTTGGTCTGGTAGTGCTGAATGTGTACCTGGAGAGGATGCTCTGTAGAGCGGTGCTGGACTCCTCTGAACCAGGCTACCAGCAGATG GAGCAAATCAGCCTGTCGGTGGGCCTCCTCAGAAGGGCCATGGTTCTAGTGGGTCTATTGGCTCTGGTCTACGTTGCTGTACGGTATCGTAACGTCACCAAAGAGAGCCTGGAGATCCTCACCCAACTCAAAGAGACTCGTACAAGTCTTCAGCTGGCCCTGCAGAAAGCAG AGTGTCTCTCTGAGGCGGTGGACAGGAGGAGCAGCGGAGCAAGAGGTCGAAGTTCAGAACAACGACCCAGTAGTAGGAAGGAGAATAAGGAAGAAAACGACAGCACTTCAGATTTCACATCAGAGAAACCCTACATGAGTCAAACCTATGATG GCTGGCAGTATGACAGCAGTCACAGCAcctttggaggagaggagacctcgACCCAGACCCAACGTACCCTGCCCAACCCTGCAAGACCTCAGCGTCGCTCCTCTGTCTCTAGACGTGCCCCGTCCTCCCCTTTGGTCTACAGTATACTGGTGGAGGATAAGCAG ACACGCTACAATCTGAGGAACCGGAGATCTTCTGTGTCAGGCCTGGGgacagacggagggagggactga